One Stigmatopora argus isolate UIUO_Sarg chromosome 20, RoL_Sarg_1.0, whole genome shotgun sequence genomic region harbors:
- the ppargc1a gene encoding peroxisome proliferator-activated receptor gamma coactivator 1-alpha isoform X7 codes for MAWDRCNQDLVWREIECAALVGEDQPLCPDLPELDLSELDVSDLDADGFLGGLKWYSDQSEIISAQYGNEACNLFEKIDEENEANLLAVLTETLDSIPVDEDGLPSFEALADGDVTNASDQSCPSSPSGSPRTPEPEEPSLLKKLLLAPANSQLGYNQYTGGKAQNHAAGSNHRIRSPPAGVKTESPWNGKARGVSGQQLRPLRRPCTELLKYLTATDDILLHTKANDVKGSWSGAPGRDKSCLGLGASSSSSSSPSSSSTSSFSSLSSSCSSTTSKKKSAVPPPPPPQAPPQQHHQREATTAATLALKPAEKEGRQVMRATWPPLGSLAKPTTLPLPLTPESPNDLKGSPFENKTIDCTLSVEIAGTPGLTPPTTPPHKASQENPFKASLKTKLSSCSSSALACKRARLVELGPGPARKGPEQTELYAQLSKASTVLPYTRQMTGSGLEEHRGAGDLKRASGRGFSDHDYCQGSASAKNGDPAAGATTSTGGKPATAGASVAPAVGVSATPQSSSSPVGKFQSFVSASGEEARVRGSGQESLSQNSQILPELDGSHVLSRKLLCDHEIRAELNKHFGNPLQALYVPADKEREPGKKANKVGPPPSLEEEEVESRRLPGSGYLHSGLLSLHDELELGEGRQSRFLYPWEGTPLDLLFDCPPRSPSCSPPLSCSPSRGSVSPPSSLRLSPGGPFRWSGGRSRSRSRSGSRSSSPGYRRRSLSSSPDRRPSSWCCHSSESSALRSRSHKSPPSRSPLSRRPRYDSYEEYQHERLKREEYRQDCERRDSERAELRNRQRQKATEERRVVYVGRLRSDCTRTELKRRFEVFGQVEECAVNLRDDGDNFGFITYRYAYDALAALDNGHTLRQSNEPRFELRLGGEKQFCKSHYTDLDSHSDDFDPASTKSKYDCLDFDSLLKEAQRSLRR; via the exons AAGATAGATGAAGAAAATGAGGCCAACTTGCTGGCAGTGCTTACAGAGACCCTGGATAGCATCCCGGTGGATGAGGACGGTTTGCCTTCGTTTGAGGCTCTGGCAGATGGGGACGTGACCAATGCCAGTGACCAGAGCTGCCCCTCCTCCCCCTCGGGCTCTCCTCGCACCCCCGAGCCCGAGGAGCCTTCCCTG CTGAAGAAGCTCCTTCTGGCGCCCGCCAACTCCCAGCTCGGCTATAATCAATACACAGGTGGCAAGGCGCAGAACCATGCCGCCGGCAGCAACCACCGCATCCGATCACCACCTGCCGGCGTCAAG ACGGAGAGCCCCTGGAACGGCAAAGCGAGAGGGGTGTCCGGCCAACAGCTCCGCCCTCTGAGGCGGCCTTGCACAGAGCTGCTGAAGTACTTAACAGCCACCGATGACATCCTGCTCCACACCAAAGCTAACGACGTCAAGGGTAGCTGGAGCGGCGCCCCCGGCAGGGACAAGAGCTGCTTGGGCCTCGgcgcctcctcttcctcttcctcctcgccgtcctcgtcgtccacctcctccttctcctccctgTCCTCCTCTTGTTCGTCGACCACCTCCAAGAAGAAGTCGGCcgtgccgccgccgcctccgccgcaaGCGCCGCCACAGCAGCATCACCAGCGAG AAGCCACAACTGCGGCCACGCTCGCCCTAAAGCCAGCGGAGAAGGAAGGCCGCCAGGTGATGCGGGCCACCTGGCCGCCGCTAGGTTCATTAG CCAAACCAACCACCTTGCCACTTCCTTTGACCCCAGAGTCTCCAAA TGACCTCAAGGGATCACCGTTTGAGAACAAAACCATTGATTGCACATTGAGTGTGGAGATTGCTGGAACCCCAG GTCTGACACCACCAACCACGCCCCCACACAAAGCCAGTCAAGAGAATCCTTTTAAAGCATCGCTCAAAACCAAGTTGTCTTCATGTTCCTCCTCGGCCTTGGCGTGCAAAAGAGCAAGGCTGGTGGAGTTGGGCCCTGGCCCCGCCAGGAAGGGCCCCGAACAGACTGAGCTTTATGCCCAGCTGAGCAAAGCTTCCACTGTCCTACCGTACACTCGACAAATGACGGGGAGCGGACTTGAGGAGCATCGCGGTGCCGGCGACCTCAAACGGGCGTCTGGCCGTGGCTTCAGCGACCACGACTACTGTCAGGGGTCTGCAAGCGCGAAGAATGGGGACCCGGCCGCTGGTGCCACGACTTCAACAGGGGGGAAGCCAGCCACCGCGGGTGCATCTGTTGCGCCCGCAGTTGGGGTCTCAGCCACGCCACAGTCTTCGTCTTCTCCTGTAGGCAAGTTTCAGAGCTTCGTCTCCGCAAGTGGAGAAGAAGCTCGTGTCCGGGGATCGGGGCAGGAGTCCCTTTCCCAGAACTCGCAGATTCTTCCGGAACTGGACGGTTCCCATGTCCTCAGCCGCAAGCTCCTGTGCGACCACGAAATCCGAGCAGAACTCAACAAGCACTTTGGAAACCCCTTGCAGGCCCTTTACGTCCCGGCGGACAAGGAGAGGGAGCCGGGCAAGAAAGCCAACAAGGTCGGCCCGCCTCCGTCTCTTGAGGAAGAAGAGGTCGAGTCCCGAAGGTTGCCCGGTTCTGGCTACTTGCACTCAGGGCTGCTGTCCCTCCACGATGAGCTCGAGTTGGGAGAGGGCCGCCAGAGTCGTTTCCTCTACCCCTGGGAGGGCACCCCTCTGGACCTACTCTTCGACTGCCCCCCACGCTCTCCCTCTTGTTCCCCGCCGTTAAGCTGCTCCCCCTCACGAGGCTCAGTCTCGCCGCCGTCCTCCCTCCGTCTATCGCCCGGCGGGCCTTTCCGCTGGAGCGGAGGCCGATCCCGCTCCCGTTCCCGTTCCGGATCGCGGAGCTCTTCACCAGGCTACCGGAGGCGCTCCCTCTCCAGCTCGCCGGATAGACGACCCTCCTCCTG GTGTTGCCACAGCAGTGAATCTAGCGCTTTGCGTTCCAGGAGCCACAAGAGCCCACCATCACGATCTCCTCTCAGTCGCAGGCCAAG GTACGACAGCTACGAGGAATATCAACACGAGAGGTTGAAAAGAGAAGAATACCGTCAGGACTGCGAGAGGCGGGACTCCGAAAGGGCCGAGCTGAGGAACAGGCAGCGGCAAAAGGCCACG GAGGAGAGACGGGTGGTGTACGTGGGGAGACTGAGGTCGGACTGCACCCGGACCGAGCTGAAGCGGCGCTTTGAAGTCTTTGGCCAAGTCGAAGAATGCGCGGTCAATTTGAGGGATGACGG GGACAATTTCGGCTTCATTACGTACCGCTACGCGTACGACGCCCTCGCCGCCCTGGATAACGGACACACCTTGCGGCAGTCGAACGAGCCACGCTTCGAGCTGCGCTTGGGCGGAGAAAAGCAATTCTGCAAGTCACACTACACGGACTTGG ACTCCCACTCGGATGACTTTGACCCCGCCTCCACCAAAAGCAAATATGACTGCTTGGATTTTGACAGCTTGCTAAAGGAGGCCCAGCGCAGCCTGAGAAGGTAA
- the ppargc1a gene encoding peroxisome proliferator-activated receptor gamma coactivator 1-alpha isoform X5: MCAALVGEDQPLCPDLPELDLSELDVSDLDADGFLGGLKWYSDQSEIISAQYGNEACNLFEKIDEENEANLLAVLTETLDSIPVDEDGLPSFEALADGDVTNASDQSCPSSPSGSPRTPEPEEPSLLKKLLLAPANSQLGYNQYTGGKAQNHAAGSNHRIRSPPAGVKTESPWNGKARGVSGQQLRPLRRPCTELLKYLTATDDILLHTKANDVKGSWSGAPGRDKSCLGLGASSSSSSSPSSSSTSSFSSLSSSCSSTTSKKKSAVPPPPPPQAPPQQHHQRGESRAAGDCSGAGKWQRCAQDDGVEDSDAASVSVGHRSHNCGHARPKASGEGRPPGDAGHLAAARFIRYMHSYSLPPREASHSCEHCREAVGATPNKSGRATRAQRRHVTVTVRKRDAKPGHPLLSRLLTTKQRPARYRDHLLNPLTATHGQIAAERSEKGRRAPKPSGVTNSDLLDSGFGLKPGGLSRGGCGEDVDHDHGNIAAAADDGVYDDDHVTGSPGAAPSQGPPSPLFPDTSKAEPTPARFTYGHGQPDRQPHRQALSEHPDDQLLLAKPTTLPLPLTPESPNDLKGSPFENKTIDCTLSVEIAGTPGLTPPTTPPHKASQENPFKASLKTKLSSCSSSALACKRARLVELGPGPARKGPEQTELYAQLSKASTVLPYTRQMTGSGLEEHRGAGDLKRASGRGFSDHDYCQGSASAKNGDPAAGATTSTGGKPATAGASVAPAVGVSATPQSSSSPVGKFQSFVSASGEEARVRGSGQESLSQNSQILPELDGSHVLSRKLLCDHEIRAELNKHFGNPLQALYVPADKEREPGKKANKVGPPPSLEEEEVESRRLPGSGYLHSGLLSLHDELELGEGRQSRFLYPWEGTPLDLLFDCPPRSPSCSPPLSCSPSRGSVSPPSSLRLSPGGPFRWSGGRSRSRSRSGSRSSSPGYRRRSLSSSPDRRPSSWCCHSSESSALRSRSHKSPPSRSPLSRRPRYDSYEEYQHERLKREEYRQDCERRDSERAELRNRQRQKATEERRVVYVGRLRSDCTRTELKRRFEVFGQVEECAVNLRDDGDNFGFITYRYAYDALAALDNGHTLRQSNEPRFELRLGGEKQFCKSHYTDLDSHSDDFDPASTKSKYDCLDFDSLLKEAQRSLRR, encoded by the exons AAGATAGATGAAGAAAATGAGGCCAACTTGCTGGCAGTGCTTACAGAGACCCTGGATAGCATCCCGGTGGATGAGGACGGTTTGCCTTCGTTTGAGGCTCTGGCAGATGGGGACGTGACCAATGCCAGTGACCAGAGCTGCCCCTCCTCCCCCTCGGGCTCTCCTCGCACCCCCGAGCCCGAGGAGCCTTCCCTG CTGAAGAAGCTCCTTCTGGCGCCCGCCAACTCCCAGCTCGGCTATAATCAATACACAGGTGGCAAGGCGCAGAACCATGCCGCCGGCAGCAACCACCGCATCCGATCACCACCTGCCGGCGTCAAG ACGGAGAGCCCCTGGAACGGCAAAGCGAGAGGGGTGTCCGGCCAACAGCTCCGCCCTCTGAGGCGGCCTTGCACAGAGCTGCTGAAGTACTTAACAGCCACCGATGACATCCTGCTCCACACCAAAGCTAACGACGTCAAGGGTAGCTGGAGCGGCGCCCCCGGCAGGGACAAGAGCTGCTTGGGCCTCGgcgcctcctcttcctcttcctcctcgccgtcctcgtcgtccacctcctccttctcctccctgTCCTCCTCTTGTTCGTCGACCACCTCCAAGAAGAAGTCGGCcgtgccgccgccgcctccgccgcaaGCGCCGCCACAGCAGCATCACCAGCGAGGTGAGAGCCGGGCTGCAGGCGATTGTAGTGGGGCTGGGAAGTGGCAGCGTTGCGCTCAGGATGACGGGGTTGAGGACTCGGATGCGGCCTCTGTCTCTGTCGGCCACAGAAGCCACAACTGCGGCCACGCTCGCCCTAAAGCCAGCGGAGAAGGAAGGCCGCCAGGTGATGCGGGCCACCTGGCCGCCGCTAGGTTCATTAGGTATATGCATTCTTATTCCCTCCCTCCCCGAGAGGCGAGTCACAGCTGTGAGCATTGCCGAGAGGCTGTAGGCGCCACTCCAAATAAGAGTGGTCGGGCCACTCGCGCTCAACGTCGGCACGTCACGGTGACCGTTAGGAAAAGGGACGCAAAGCCAGGGCACCCCTTACTGAGCCGGCTGCTCACGACCAAACAGAGACCCGCCCGCTACCGAGACCACCTTCTCAACCCCTTAACCGCCACTCACGGTCAAATAGCCGCAGAGCGATCCGAGAAAGGGCGCCGTGCGCCAAAGCCGAGCGGAGTGACCAACTCTGACCTGCTCGACTCTGGCTTTGGACTAAAGCCAGGGGGGCTGAGCCGGGGGGGCTGCGGGGAGGATGTTGACCATGATCATGGTAatattgctgctgctgctgatgatGGTGTCTATGATGATGACCATGTCACGGGCAGCCCCGGCGCGGCGCCCTCACAGGGCCCGCCGAGCCCACTCTTCCCAGATACTAGCAAAGCAGAGCCCACCCCTGCCCGCTTCACGTACGGGCACGGGCAGCCAGACAGGCAACCACACAGGCAGGCACTCAGCGAGCACCCAGACGACCAGCTGTTGTTAG CCAAACCAACCACCTTGCCACTTCCTTTGACCCCAGAGTCTCCAAA TGACCTCAAGGGATCACCGTTTGAGAACAAAACCATTGATTGCACATTGAGTGTGGAGATTGCTGGAACCCCAG GTCTGACACCACCAACCACGCCCCCACACAAAGCCAGTCAAGAGAATCCTTTTAAAGCATCGCTCAAAACCAAGTTGTCTTCATGTTCCTCCTCGGCCTTGGCGTGCAAAAGAGCAAGGCTGGTGGAGTTGGGCCCTGGCCCCGCCAGGAAGGGCCCCGAACAGACTGAGCTTTATGCCCAGCTGAGCAAAGCTTCCACTGTCCTACCGTACACTCGACAAATGACGGGGAGCGGACTTGAGGAGCATCGCGGTGCCGGCGACCTCAAACGGGCGTCTGGCCGTGGCTTCAGCGACCACGACTACTGTCAGGGGTCTGCAAGCGCGAAGAATGGGGACCCGGCCGCTGGTGCCACGACTTCAACAGGGGGGAAGCCAGCCACCGCGGGTGCATCTGTTGCGCCCGCAGTTGGGGTCTCAGCCACGCCACAGTCTTCGTCTTCTCCTGTAGGCAAGTTTCAGAGCTTCGTCTCCGCAAGTGGAGAAGAAGCTCGTGTCCGGGGATCGGGGCAGGAGTCCCTTTCCCAGAACTCGCAGATTCTTCCGGAACTGGACGGTTCCCATGTCCTCAGCCGCAAGCTCCTGTGCGACCACGAAATCCGAGCAGAACTCAACAAGCACTTTGGAAACCCCTTGCAGGCCCTTTACGTCCCGGCGGACAAGGAGAGGGAGCCGGGCAAGAAAGCCAACAAGGTCGGCCCGCCTCCGTCTCTTGAGGAAGAAGAGGTCGAGTCCCGAAGGTTGCCCGGTTCTGGCTACTTGCACTCAGGGCTGCTGTCCCTCCACGATGAGCTCGAGTTGGGAGAGGGCCGCCAGAGTCGTTTCCTCTACCCCTGGGAGGGCACCCCTCTGGACCTACTCTTCGACTGCCCCCCACGCTCTCCCTCTTGTTCCCCGCCGTTAAGCTGCTCCCCCTCACGAGGCTCAGTCTCGCCGCCGTCCTCCCTCCGTCTATCGCCCGGCGGGCCTTTCCGCTGGAGCGGAGGCCGATCCCGCTCCCGTTCCCGTTCCGGATCGCGGAGCTCTTCACCAGGCTACCGGAGGCGCTCCCTCTCCAGCTCGCCGGATAGACGACCCTCCTCCTG GTGTTGCCACAGCAGTGAATCTAGCGCTTTGCGTTCCAGGAGCCACAAGAGCCCACCATCACGATCTCCTCTCAGTCGCAGGCCAAG GTACGACAGCTACGAGGAATATCAACACGAGAGGTTGAAAAGAGAAGAATACCGTCAGGACTGCGAGAGGCGGGACTCCGAAAGGGCCGAGCTGAGGAACAGGCAGCGGCAAAAGGCCACG GAGGAGAGACGGGTGGTGTACGTGGGGAGACTGAGGTCGGACTGCACCCGGACCGAGCTGAAGCGGCGCTTTGAAGTCTTTGGCCAAGTCGAAGAATGCGCGGTCAATTTGAGGGATGACGG GGACAATTTCGGCTTCATTACGTACCGCTACGCGTACGACGCCCTCGCCGCCCTGGATAACGGACACACCTTGCGGCAGTCGAACGAGCCACGCTTCGAGCTGCGCTTGGGCGGAGAAAAGCAATTCTGCAAGTCACACTACACGGACTTGG ACTCCCACTCGGATGACTTTGACCCCGCCTCCACCAAAAGCAAATATGACTGCTTGGATTTTGACAGCTTGCTAAAGGAGGCCCAGCGCAGCCTGAGAAGGTAA
- the ppargc1a gene encoding peroxisome proliferator-activated receptor gamma coactivator 1-alpha isoform X8, with translation MAWDRCNQDLVWREIECAALVGEDQPLCPDLPELDLSELDVSDLDADGFLGGLKWYSDQSEIISAQYGNEACNLFEKIDEENEANLLAVLTETLDSIPVDEDGLPSFEALADGDVTNASDQSCPSSPSGSPRTPEPEEPSLLKKLLLAPANSQLGYNQYTGGKAQNHAAGSNHRIRSPPAGVKTESPWNGKARGVSGQQLRPLRRPCTELLKYLTATDDILLHTKANDVKGSWSGAPGRDKSCLGLGASSSSSSSPSSSSTSSFSSLSSSCSSTTSKKKSAVPPPPPPQAPPQQHHQRAKPTTLPLPLTPESPNDLKGSPFENKTIDCTLSVEIAGTPGLTPPTTPPHKASQENPFKASLKTKLSSCSSSALACKRARLVELGPGPARKGPEQTELYAQLSKASTVLPYTRQMTGSGLEEHRGAGDLKRASGRGFSDHDYCQGSASAKNGDPAAGATTSTGGKPATAGASVAPAVGVSATPQSSSSPVGKFQSFVSASGEEARVRGSGQESLSQNSQILPELDGSHVLSRKLLCDHEIRAELNKHFGNPLQALYVPADKEREPGKKANKVGPPPSLEEEEVESRRLPGSGYLHSGLLSLHDELELGEGRQSRFLYPWEGTPLDLLFDCPPRSPSCSPPLSCSPSRGSVSPPSSLRLSPGGPFRWSGGRSRSRSRSGSRSSSPGYRRRSLSSSPDRRPSSWCCHSSESSALRSRSHKSPPSRSPLSRRPRYDSYEEYQHERLKREEYRQDCERRDSERAELRNRQRQKATEERRVVYVGRLRSDCTRTELKRRFEVFGQVEECAVNLRDDGDNFGFITYRYAYDALAALDNGHTLRQSNEPRFELRLGGEKQFCKSHYTDLDSHSDDFDPASTKSKYDCLDFDSLLKEAQRSLRR, from the exons AAGATAGATGAAGAAAATGAGGCCAACTTGCTGGCAGTGCTTACAGAGACCCTGGATAGCATCCCGGTGGATGAGGACGGTTTGCCTTCGTTTGAGGCTCTGGCAGATGGGGACGTGACCAATGCCAGTGACCAGAGCTGCCCCTCCTCCCCCTCGGGCTCTCCTCGCACCCCCGAGCCCGAGGAGCCTTCCCTG CTGAAGAAGCTCCTTCTGGCGCCCGCCAACTCCCAGCTCGGCTATAATCAATACACAGGTGGCAAGGCGCAGAACCATGCCGCCGGCAGCAACCACCGCATCCGATCACCACCTGCCGGCGTCAAG ACGGAGAGCCCCTGGAACGGCAAAGCGAGAGGGGTGTCCGGCCAACAGCTCCGCCCTCTGAGGCGGCCTTGCACAGAGCTGCTGAAGTACTTAACAGCCACCGATGACATCCTGCTCCACACCAAAGCTAACGACGTCAAGGGTAGCTGGAGCGGCGCCCCCGGCAGGGACAAGAGCTGCTTGGGCCTCGgcgcctcctcttcctcttcctcctcgccgtcctcgtcgtccacctcctccttctcctccctgTCCTCCTCTTGTTCGTCGACCACCTCCAAGAAGAAGTCGGCcgtgccgccgccgcctccgccgcaaGCGCCGCCACAGCAGCATCACCAGCGAG CCAAACCAACCACCTTGCCACTTCCTTTGACCCCAGAGTCTCCAAA TGACCTCAAGGGATCACCGTTTGAGAACAAAACCATTGATTGCACATTGAGTGTGGAGATTGCTGGAACCCCAG GTCTGACACCACCAACCACGCCCCCACACAAAGCCAGTCAAGAGAATCCTTTTAAAGCATCGCTCAAAACCAAGTTGTCTTCATGTTCCTCCTCGGCCTTGGCGTGCAAAAGAGCAAGGCTGGTGGAGTTGGGCCCTGGCCCCGCCAGGAAGGGCCCCGAACAGACTGAGCTTTATGCCCAGCTGAGCAAAGCTTCCACTGTCCTACCGTACACTCGACAAATGACGGGGAGCGGACTTGAGGAGCATCGCGGTGCCGGCGACCTCAAACGGGCGTCTGGCCGTGGCTTCAGCGACCACGACTACTGTCAGGGGTCTGCAAGCGCGAAGAATGGGGACCCGGCCGCTGGTGCCACGACTTCAACAGGGGGGAAGCCAGCCACCGCGGGTGCATCTGTTGCGCCCGCAGTTGGGGTCTCAGCCACGCCACAGTCTTCGTCTTCTCCTGTAGGCAAGTTTCAGAGCTTCGTCTCCGCAAGTGGAGAAGAAGCTCGTGTCCGGGGATCGGGGCAGGAGTCCCTTTCCCAGAACTCGCAGATTCTTCCGGAACTGGACGGTTCCCATGTCCTCAGCCGCAAGCTCCTGTGCGACCACGAAATCCGAGCAGAACTCAACAAGCACTTTGGAAACCCCTTGCAGGCCCTTTACGTCCCGGCGGACAAGGAGAGGGAGCCGGGCAAGAAAGCCAACAAGGTCGGCCCGCCTCCGTCTCTTGAGGAAGAAGAGGTCGAGTCCCGAAGGTTGCCCGGTTCTGGCTACTTGCACTCAGGGCTGCTGTCCCTCCACGATGAGCTCGAGTTGGGAGAGGGCCGCCAGAGTCGTTTCCTCTACCCCTGGGAGGGCACCCCTCTGGACCTACTCTTCGACTGCCCCCCACGCTCTCCCTCTTGTTCCCCGCCGTTAAGCTGCTCCCCCTCACGAGGCTCAGTCTCGCCGCCGTCCTCCCTCCGTCTATCGCCCGGCGGGCCTTTCCGCTGGAGCGGAGGCCGATCCCGCTCCCGTTCCCGTTCCGGATCGCGGAGCTCTTCACCAGGCTACCGGAGGCGCTCCCTCTCCAGCTCGCCGGATAGACGACCCTCCTCCTG GTGTTGCCACAGCAGTGAATCTAGCGCTTTGCGTTCCAGGAGCCACAAGAGCCCACCATCACGATCTCCTCTCAGTCGCAGGCCAAG GTACGACAGCTACGAGGAATATCAACACGAGAGGTTGAAAAGAGAAGAATACCGTCAGGACTGCGAGAGGCGGGACTCCGAAAGGGCCGAGCTGAGGAACAGGCAGCGGCAAAAGGCCACG GAGGAGAGACGGGTGGTGTACGTGGGGAGACTGAGGTCGGACTGCACCCGGACCGAGCTGAAGCGGCGCTTTGAAGTCTTTGGCCAAGTCGAAGAATGCGCGGTCAATTTGAGGGATGACGG GGACAATTTCGGCTTCATTACGTACCGCTACGCGTACGACGCCCTCGCCGCCCTGGATAACGGACACACCTTGCGGCAGTCGAACGAGCCACGCTTCGAGCTGCGCTTGGGCGGAGAAAAGCAATTCTGCAAGTCACACTACACGGACTTGG ACTCCCACTCGGATGACTTTGACCCCGCCTCCACCAAAAGCAAATATGACTGCTTGGATTTTGACAGCTTGCTAAAGGAGGCCCAGCGCAGCCTGAGAAGGTAA